GGTCGTGACCCTTTAATATATTGATAATATATTCACTTTATGCTATCCTCTCTTCAGAAAGGAGGAGGGGATGGCTAAAAGAGCTAAGAAGAAACGTGGCCCGAAACCAAAATACTTTGATATCGGTTGTCCCAATCCCAAATGTAAACACCATAGGAAAAAAGGACTGGGCAATGTGGTCTCCAATGGGACCTACCGAACCCGAAGTACCGGCAAAGCCCGGCTCTTTTTATGCCGTACTTGTGGCAAGGCTTTTTCCAGTCGTACCGGCACCGCCTTCTTCAATCTTCGTAGCCCCAAGAAGAGAGCCCTTATGGGCCTGCAGCTGCTGGCCGAGGGCCTGGGACTTCGGGGCACCTCCCGCGTCTTGGAGATCAAGCTCGATACCATCCGGAGGTGGTTGGCGGTGGCTGCTCTGCATTGTGAGCAGGTTAGCGATATGCTCCTTCGGGACCTCAAACTCTCCCAAGTCCAAGTAGATGAGCTTTGGACCTTCGTTAAAAAAAACACCAAAATCTCCATGGACCGCCAACCCGACAGCCCCGTTTCTCCCCCCAAAAGGACGGGGCCGTAGTTTGGGAACGACTTGGATCTGGCGGGCCTTCGCCCCAGAGTTTCGTCTCCGTTTGGCCTCATTGGTGGGGAATCGAAATCTTTATAGCGCCCGGCGACTCCTGCGCAAGATCCGAAGGCGTCTGGACGATTCGCTTCCCCTCTTTACTTCCGACTCCCTCCGGCATTATGCCGAAGTCCTTTTAGAACTCTTTGGTCAATGGGAAAAGCCTGTCCCGAAAGGATTAAGGGGACGCCTGCCGAAACCCCGCCGGGTTCCTTCCCCTGCCCTAAGGTATGCTCAGGTTCATAAAGAGCGTCAGGGAGGGCGAGTGGTCAAGGTAACCCGCAGCGTCATCTTCGGGAAACGCCGTCCCGTCGAAGCTCAGGCCGCTTCCTTGAAACGAGCCGATGGGAGCGAAGGACAGATTAACACCGCTTACATCGAACGAGATAATCTAACACTGCGCCAGGAACTCCGCCGTCTGGCCCGTAAGACCTTGGGGTTTTCAAAGAACCGTCGAGAACTCCAAAATGCCCTCGATTTTATTGATGCCCATGATAATTTTGTAAAGCCACATCGGGCCCTGCGGTTGAGAGCCCGATCTAAGGGGGATCACGTTTGGGTTCTTCGCACCCCTGCCATGGCAGCAGGGATCAGTAATCATGTTTGGACGTTGGAAGAACTGCTCTGTCACAGAGAATGATTAAATAATTATCAATATATTAAAGGGTCACGACCGTTTTATTCCATATTTGGCTACATGGAAGATTTCTTTCAGTACAAAGACCCACGCCTGGGCCTCAAAATCGGTCGTATATTGGCTGATCCGATAAAGTCCTTATTCTTCCAGAAAGCCAAGGATGGAGAGATGGATGAAGAAATAAACAAGAAACTTTATGGCCTGTTTACCGGTAAGGAATAGCGAAGAAATATTTATTTGGAAGAAGTAAGACTCGAATTAACAGATACTGCCAGGCTAATCCTTGAACGGCGATTGCACTTGCAAAGGTGCAGTTCGTAAAGACTGAAAGAGCAAGGATTCCTGGTTGAAATTCAATGAAATAAGCATTCCAAATAGGGAGTTTGAGAGCTTAGGTTGAATTTGGCTTTTATTTCCACTCCACCTGTAACTGAATGCTCACCCCATCGGGGCGGAAAAATCTTACTTCCTGCCACTCCAGAGACGTGCCCGCAGGGGGAGCAACGGCCATGTGCTTCCGATTGGGGGAATGGAATTGAACTCGAATGTCCGACTGGATGCCCAGTGCCCATTCGAATACGCTGTTCATCGCCCCCAGGGGATCCGTCAGGATCAAAGCGGCATGGTCATACCATGCCAGTTGGGTTTTGGCCTTGATGTTCTCGCGAATGGGCTCGAAGACAAACTTTCCGACGAGATATCCCCCCACCGGGGTGACAATCAGATCCTGGTAGGAAGGGGGTTCGAAAAAGGCCTCGATTCCGAATTCATAGAGGGCCGAAAGCAGTGCCGAGTACCCGAAGGAACCGAATTCGCCGAAACCCCGCTCGCGGGCCCGAATATAATAGGTGGCGCCGAAATAGGGGTGGCCTATGTAGTTAATCCACCATTTATCCTTATCCCAGACCGGATTTTGAACGTTTTCTTTCCATTTTTTCACGGTTGCTTTTTTCTGCTCCTTCGTCCAACTGGTCACACTCTCCGGCAGAAGATACAGGAAGCCGGCAAAAACAACCTGGTAACTCATGAAAAAGGCCGTATCCCT
This genomic interval from Deltaproteobacteria bacterium contains the following:
- a CDS encoding IS1 family transposase; the protein is MGTTWIWRAFAPEFRLRLASLVGNRNLYSARRLLRKIRRRLDDSLPLFTSDSLRHYAEVLLELFGQWEKPVPKGLRGRLPKPRRVPSPALRYAQVHKERQGGRVVKVTRSVIFGKRRPVEAQAASLKRADGSEGQINTAYIERDNLTLRQELRRLARKTLGFSKNRRELQNALDFIDAHDNFVKPHRALRLRARSKGDHVWVLRTPAMAAGISNHVWTLEELLCHRE
- a CDS encoding DUF3943 domain-containing protein, producing the protein MGADGFRTATASEGVMERTQEVGPHLRETDQMENTAHATHRSWNVYLEWNEPGCSGRQIFREMGTTEDPKITPTFGLGFCQVIDSEGRYTLLNEGENPLFDAGQKERSEPQRDWRGIGRDTAFFMSYQVVFAGFLYLLPESVTSWTKEQKKATVKKWKENVQNPVWDKDKWWINYIGHPYFGATYYIRARERGFGEFGSFGYSALLSALYEFGIEAFFEPPSYQDLIVTPVGGYLVGKFVFEPIRENIKAKTQLAWYDHAALILTDPLGAMNSVFEWALGIQSDIRVQFHSPNRKHMAVAPPAGTSLEWQEVRFFRPDGVSIQLQVEWK